The proteins below come from a single Triticum aestivum cultivar Chinese Spring chromosome 5D, IWGSC CS RefSeq v2.1, whole genome shotgun sequence genomic window:
- the LOC123119722 gene encoding membrane magnesium transporter, with the protein MGIGYVIGILGGALLAHAAYATIQYRAVLKITEEEFSGPPVDVMMQLLLGLALCMWAGVSVPAKFLSVLPHSEENRIVSLPANLDFMIFNHRGRALPSDADLKLKI; encoded by the exons ATGGGGATCGGCTACGTCATCGGCATCCTCGGCGGCGCCCTCCTCGCCCACGCCGCCTACGCCACCATCCAAT ATCGTGCGGTGCTGAAGATCACGGAAGAGGAGTTCTCGGGGCCGCCAGTGGAT GtgatgatgcagctgctcctgggGCTTGCCTTATGCATGTGGGCAGGTGTCTCTGTTCCAGCGAAGTTCCTTTCGGTGCTCCCCCATTCTGAGGAGAATAG GATCGTATCGCTCCCAGCAAACCTGGATTTCATGATCTTCAACCACCGTGGAAGGGCGCTGCCTTCAGACGCAGACTTGAAGTTGAAGATATGA